In Aminobacterium sp. MB27-C1, a single genomic region encodes these proteins:
- a CDS encoding flavin reductase family protein: MAHIDAKALFSLSYGMYILSTEYEGQKNGQILNALIQLTSKPICIAACLHRDNYTTELLEKSRRLSISVLEETVPLKFIGVFGFRCGRDFDKFSACIYKRGETGIPIVTEYSLASIEARVLSVTEVHTHKLFIAQVEAAEVIKEGKPLLYADYHTIKKGKSPDKAPSAIFNTIK; encoded by the coding sequence ATGGCGCATATTGATGCCAAAGCTCTTTTCTCTTTAAGTTATGGGATGTATATTTTAAGTACGGAATATGAAGGTCAAAAAAATGGACAAATTCTCAATGCTTTGATACAGCTGACAAGTAAGCCTATCTGTATAGCTGCGTGTCTTCATAGAGATAATTACACTACGGAATTACTTGAAAAAAGTCGACGCTTATCGATTTCAGTTTTGGAAGAAACAGTTCCCTTAAAATTTATAGGAGTATTTGGCTTCCGTTGCGGACGGGATTTTGACAAGTTCAGTGCCTGTATATATAAAAGAGGAGAAACAGGAATTCCCATAGTTACAGAATATTCGTTGGCTTCTATTGAAGCACGTGTTCTTTCTGTAACAGAAGTTCATACCCATAAATTGTTTATAGCGCAAGTTGAAGCCGCGGAGGTTATAAAAGAAGGTAAACCCTTGCTTTATGCAGATTATCACACTATTAAAAAGGGAAAATCTCCAGATAAGGCTCCCTCAGCTATATTCAATACTATAAAATAA
- a CDS encoding ferritin yields MISKKMQDAINDQINAELYSAYLYLAMAAYFEEENLMGMANWMHIQALEEKDHAMKFYNHIVERGGRVKLQAIAEPPFEWKSCIDVFKAALDHERYVTRRINDLVDLAIEEKDHASNIFLQWYVTEQVEEEANAEEIIHKLEFVSESKHGIYMLDKELGARVYTPLATEEE; encoded by the coding sequence ATGATATCTAAAAAAATGCAGGATGCAATAAACGATCAGATTAATGCAGAGCTCTATTCCGCTTATTTATATTTAGCTATGGCTGCCTATTTTGAAGAAGAGAATCTTATGGGCATGGCAAATTGGATGCATATCCAGGCTTTAGAAGAGAAAGACCATGCAATGAAATTCTATAATCACATTGTAGAGCGTGGAGGAAGAGTAAAGTTACAGGCTATTGCCGAGCCTCCCTTTGAATGGAAATCATGTATTGATGTTTTCAAAGCGGCACTTGACCATGAGCGCTATGTTACTCGGCGCATTAATGACTTAGTTGATCTTGCCATAGAAGAGAAAGATCATGCAAGTAACATTTTCCTTCAGTGGTATGTGACGGAGCAAGTGGAAGAAGAAGCAAATGCTGAAGAAATTATTCATAAACTAGAGTTTGTTTCTGAGTCTAAGCATGGCATATATATGCTTGATAAAGAATTGGGAGCAAGGGTATATACTCCACTTGCAACTGAAGAAGAATAA
- a CDS encoding desulfoferrodoxin, with protein MAKRLEVYKCELCGNIVEVLHAGAGQLVCCGQPMKLLEEQTADSATEKHVPVVEGNKVKVGSVPHPMKDEHYIEWIEVISGDKIYRQFLNPGEDPEAEFGEITPEMSREYCNVHGLWKAGK; from the coding sequence ATGGCTAAAAGATTAGAAGTATATAAGTGTGAGTTGTGCGGCAACATTGTTGAAGTTCTTCATGCCGGAGCAGGCCAACTCGTTTGCTGCGGCCAACCTATGAAACTTCTTGAAGAGCAGACAGCAGATTCTGCTACAGAAAAACACGTTCCTGTTGTCGAAGGTAACAAAGTGAAGGTAGGAAGTGTTCCTCATCCGATGAAAGACGAGCATTACATTGAATGGATTGAGGTTATATCTGGAGATAAAATTTATCGTCAATTCCTGAACCCAGGAGAGGATCCCGAAGCAGAATTTGGTGAAATTACTCCAGAGATGAGTAGAGAATATTGTAATGTTCATGGATTATGGAAGGCAGGTAAGTAG
- a CDS encoding uracil-xanthine permease family protein, translated as MAIKNLIYGVDDKPPFPIMVLAGFQHVLTLFGATTLVPLIFGPAMGMTTAEIGFFISCVYLAMGIATLIQTHPKLGSGLPIVQGSSFSFIPPIMTIIAAYGASGPSVVMQHVGGALIAGGLILSVIGYSRIVGIIRKVITPVVIGPTIMAIGFSLAPVAIQFNAANYWPISLIVVFCVFFFSLMSKNKYFNIFAILASITIAYLVALAGSLSGFFPADHPAFINLASVVEAPWFRFTGFMPWGVPKFDLVSFGAIIAGFFAVMIESIGDYHSCSYVAGLPDPEPSTINRGIGAEGLNCAIAGTLGAVATTSYTENIGLIGLTGVASRWVVRTGAVLLIIMSFIGKIGALIATIPSPVIGGAYIALFGIIGTLGIQVLLRADMTSQRNVLIVGFAFLMALGLPGWVEAQKDAFFALGIGGQVLWAVMKTPMAVAGICAAFWDSIVPGTNKERGITD; from the coding sequence ATGGCTATAAAAAATCTCATTTATGGTGTTGATGATAAGCCGCCTTTCCCTATTATGGTCTTGGCGGGATTTCAGCACGTCTTAACTTTGTTTGGTGCTACTACTCTTGTTCCTCTTATTTTTGGACCTGCCATGGGTATGACAACGGCAGAAATAGGCTTTTTTATTTCTTGTGTATATCTAGCGATGGGAATCGCGACTCTTATACAGACTCACCCTAAACTAGGATCGGGGCTTCCTATCGTTCAAGGGTCAAGTTTTAGTTTTATTCCTCCTATTATGACAATCATCGCTGCATATGGTGCTTCTGGACCATCAGTTGTTATGCAGCATGTTGGTGGAGCACTCATTGCTGGAGGACTTATTCTTTCTGTTATCGGGTACAGTCGGATAGTGGGTATTATTAGAAAAGTTATCACTCCCGTTGTTATCGGACCAACCATTATGGCTATTGGCTTCTCTTTGGCGCCTGTTGCCATCCAGTTCAACGCTGCCAATTATTGGCCTATTTCCCTTATTGTTGTTTTTTGCGTCTTTTTCTTTAGCCTCATGAGCAAAAATAAATACTTTAATATATTCGCAATTCTTGCATCTATTACAATTGCTTATCTGGTAGCACTTGCTGGTTCTCTCTCGGGCTTTTTCCCGGCTGATCATCCCGCTTTTATTAATCTTGCCAGTGTTGTAGAAGCTCCATGGTTCCGTTTCACTGGTTTCATGCCCTGGGGGGTTCCTAAGTTTGATCTCGTTTCTTTCGGAGCAATTATTGCTGGATTTTTCGCGGTTATGATCGAGTCGATTGGAGATTATCACTCTTGTTCCTATGTGGCTGGTTTACCAGATCCTGAACCATCTACAATCAATAGAGGAATTGGTGCGGAAGGTCTCAACTGTGCTATAGCTGGAACACTTGGTGCAGTTGCTACCACTTCATATACAGAGAATATTGGTCTTATTGGCTTAACTGGAGTTGCTTCTCGCTGGGTTGTTCGTACAGGAGCTGTGCTTCTCATCATAATGAGCTTTATTGGAAAAATTGGAGCTCTTATTGCAACAATACCTAGTCCAGTTATTGGAGGAGCTTATATTGCCCTTTTCGGCATTATCGGAACGTTGGGAATTCAGGTATTGCTTCGAGCCGATATGACGAGTCAGAGAAACGTTCTTATTGTTGGTTTTGCTTTTCTTATGGCATTAGGTCTTCCTGGCTGGGTAGAAGCTCAGAAGGATGCCTTTTTTGCACTTGGTATCGGTGGCCAGGTTCTTTGGGCCGTTATGAAAACCCCCATGGCAGTGGCAGGAATTTGCGCAGCTTTTTGGGATTCGATTGTTCCTGGAACGAATAAAGAACGAGGAATAACAGACTAA
- a CDS encoding Sir2 family NAD-dependent protein deacetylase, which produces MEENIETLTQQCAEALSKSRKVVLLSGAGMSTNAGIPDFRGPNGVYKRKMKTDPELIFDIDYFRQNPKFFYEFHREFLHTINTIRPTFSHHFFAELEKKGVLKGIITQNIDALHQKAGSKKVFEIHGSTWESFCTHCGQRYDYDLSYEKTFKEEVPHCDKCGGIIKPDIVFFGENVKYLYECQALVEDADLLFVVGSSLTVTPAAFLPSMCHGKIVIVNKGEISTSYISPRRLFIRADCDIDEFFKALDKELNHR; this is translated from the coding sequence GTGGAAGAAAACATAGAGACACTCACTCAACAATGCGCAGAGGCACTTTCAAAATCACGAAAGGTTGTTCTTCTCAGCGGTGCGGGCATGTCTACCAATGCTGGCATTCCTGATTTCAGAGGTCCAAATGGTGTTTATAAAAGGAAGATGAAGACCGACCCCGAACTTATTTTTGATATTGATTATTTTCGCCAAAACCCTAAATTCTTTTACGAATTTCACAGAGAATTTCTTCATACCATAAATACAATACGCCCAACGTTTTCACACCACTTCTTCGCAGAGCTTGAAAAGAAGGGGGTACTGAAAGGAATCATTACACAAAATATCGATGCGCTTCATCAAAAAGCAGGCTCAAAGAAAGTTTTTGAAATCCATGGCAGTACATGGGAAAGTTTCTGTACCCATTGTGGTCAAAGATACGATTATGATTTGTCATATGAAAAAACATTTAAAGAAGAAGTTCCTCATTGTGATAAATGCGGTGGCATTATAAAACCTGACATAGTGTTTTTTGGCGAAAACGTCAAATATCTTTATGAATGTCAAGCTCTTGTAGAAGATGCTGACCTTCTATTTGTTGTAGGGTCATCTCTGACGGTAACCCCAGCAGCATTTCTTCCTTCTATGTGCCACGGGAAAATTGTTATTGTCAATAAAGGGGAAATATCTACGTCGTATATTAGCCCAAGACGTCTCTTTATTCGTGCGGATTGTGATATTGATGAATTTTTTAAAGCTCTAGATAAAGAACTAAATCACCGATAA
- a CDS encoding FlgT C-terminal domain-containing protein: MKILRCLKIWGLSMLTITLITASGHSRELQKASISVEVMQTMNTSGYEVWHSRFYPIDVLEEKITSYCISQLKRSPFIRIYNETASTGQAKKDISLQLEIYSLLEKDKDFFVQDKRSTVRMRMKLYDTLGTEIPYVTSVVKKDQRIIPSPGDDRLFFLSARGFSPFDPLYKDGIDLFRLAPREDKNNFTHPVWDDFKHSTTWAACKKAIDAMLDEVTEGFTGLYHTASILRSITTNDVKGKEKSTPHVQYIISAGHFEGIKKGDILTVFREKTYKGISSKKHETTFPEEVGKVVVVQVSAHNAIVETVLKEEGERDEVTLSDIVFIPIIRQ, from the coding sequence ATGAAAATATTACGTTGCTTAAAAATTTGGGGACTCTCTATGTTAACAATCACGCTAATAACAGCAAGTGGACATTCTAGAGAGCTTCAAAAAGCGTCTATTTCTGTAGAAGTTATGCAAACGATGAACACCAGTGGTTATGAGGTTTGGCATAGTCGCTTTTATCCAATTGATGTGTTGGAAGAAAAAATCACCTCATACTGCATTTCCCAATTGAAGAGATCTCCATTTATTAGGATTTATAATGAAACGGCATCAACTGGGCAGGCTAAAAAAGATATATCTCTTCAGCTTGAGATTTATTCGTTGTTAGAAAAAGATAAAGATTTTTTCGTACAAGACAAGAGAAGTACTGTACGTATGAGAATGAAACTTTACGACACTTTAGGAACAGAAATTCCTTATGTTACAAGTGTTGTAAAAAAAGATCAACGTATTATCCCCTCTCCAGGAGATGACCGGTTATTTTTTCTCTCAGCTCGAGGCTTCTCTCCTTTTGATCCCTTATATAAAGATGGTATAGATCTGTTCAGACTTGCTCCCCGAGAAGACAAAAACAATTTTACTCATCCGGTCTGGGATGACTTTAAGCACTCTACAACATGGGCTGCCTGTAAAAAAGCAATAGATGCGATGCTCGACGAAGTTACAGAAGGCTTTACGGGTCTTTATCATACGGCAAGCATTTTGCGAAGTATAACAACTAATGATGTAAAGGGGAAAGAGAAATCTACTCCTCATGTGCAATACATCATTTCAGCAGGTCACTTTGAAGGAATTAAGAAAGGCGATATTCTTACAGTATTTAGAGAAAAAACATACAAAGGAATCTCTTCCAAAAAGCACGAAACAACATTCCCAGAAGAGGTAGGAAAAGTTGTGGTTGTTCAAGTATCAGCACATAATGCCATTGTAGAAACGGTGTTAAAAGAAGAAGGAGAACGAGACGAGGTTACTCTCTCTGATATAGTTTTTATCCCCATCATTAGGCAGTAA
- the recA gene encoding recombinase RecA, with amino-acid sequence MAKKKNPQTREDILEQAIDDIRGKFGEGSIMRLGDPLKIQVEVISTGILPLDVALGIGGLPKGRIVEVFGPEGSGKTTVALHAIAEAQKAGGIAAFIDAEHALDPRLAASLGVDVQSLYVAQPDSGEQALYVLDTLVRSGAVDLVVVDSVAALTPQAEIDGKIGDSQLGLQARLMSYALRRLTSAISKSNCVVVFINQLRAKISTGYSSGPQETTTGGRALKFYSSVRIEVKRGKTISKGDEAIGHELWMKVVKNKQAPPFRTAHASLIYGKGVPVGMSLLDMAIDLEIVKRKGSWLAYKGETIGQGKDNVAQYLEEHTDLMEEIKNEIMSKVAEGLGFVIGEDKEGDDEDSLEKEDELAIEEGILELDDE; translated from the coding sequence ATGGCGAAAAAGAAAAATCCACAAACACGGGAAGATATTCTTGAACAGGCAATAGATGACATTCGTGGAAAGTTTGGTGAAGGTTCCATTATGCGTCTGGGGGATCCCCTCAAGATTCAGGTGGAAGTCATCTCAACTGGAATACTTCCTCTTGATGTTGCCTTGGGAATAGGGGGTCTTCCAAAAGGGCGGATTGTTGAAGTTTTTGGGCCTGAAGGATCGGGAAAAACAACTGTCGCTCTTCATGCAATAGCGGAAGCACAGAAGGCGGGAGGAATAGCAGCTTTTATAGATGCTGAACACGCTCTTGATCCAAGATTGGCCGCCTCTCTCGGCGTAGATGTGCAATCTCTATATGTGGCACAGCCAGATAGCGGAGAACAAGCTCTTTACGTACTTGACACGTTGGTGCGCAGTGGGGCTGTCGATTTAGTTGTTGTTGACTCTGTAGCAGCTTTAACGCCACAAGCTGAAATAGATGGGAAAATAGGAGATAGTCAGCTTGGTTTACAAGCCCGCCTTATGTCTTATGCATTGCGACGTTTGACATCGGCTATTTCAAAAAGTAACTGTGTTGTTGTTTTCATAAACCAATTGCGGGCAAAGATCAGCACAGGGTACAGCAGTGGCCCCCAGGAAACGACTACAGGTGGCCGGGCTCTAAAGTTTTATAGTTCGGTTCGTATAGAGGTTAAACGTGGAAAGACTATAAGCAAAGGTGACGAGGCTATAGGGCATGAGTTGTGGATGAAAGTAGTAAAGAACAAGCAGGCTCCTCCCTTCAGAACTGCCCATGCCAGTCTTATTTATGGGAAGGGCGTTCCTGTGGGAATGTCATTGCTTGATATGGCTATTGACCTTGAAATTGTTAAGCGAAAGGGTTCATGGCTTGCTTATAAAGGAGAGACAATAGGCCAGGGAAAAGATAATGTAGCCCAATACCTTGAAGAACATACAGACCTCATGGAAGAGATTAAGAATGAAATTATGTCAAAAGTAGCTGAAGGATTAGGCTTTGTCATCGGAGAAGACAAAGAAGGTGATGACGAGGATTCTCTTGAAAAAGAGGACGAATTGGCTATTGAAGAAGGAATTCTTGAACTGGACGATGAATAA
- the thpR gene encoding RNA 2',3'-cyclic phosphodiesterase, whose translation MRTFVCVDIPEQYRKILASKLVFLKKNFPDIKWVHPKTLHLTLKFCGEQPEDVVNSFSSLITQELQNSSLGSFTVSLNSVGGFPSLSRPRTLWIGVDKGKKDLCFLEELLERAGEKTGFEKEKKTFHPHLTLARIRTNSSITPELIETLKKYTFHDIVWKVESITLMKSDLRPEGANYTPLETYLLKC comes from the coding sequence ATGAGGACCTTCGTTTGCGTAGATATACCAGAGCAATATCGTAAAATATTGGCTTCCAAGCTTGTCTTTTTGAAAAAAAATTTCCCGGACATAAAATGGGTCCATCCAAAAACTCTTCATCTCACTTTAAAGTTTTGTGGTGAACAGCCTGAAGATGTGGTGAACTCATTTTCTTCCCTCATAACACAAGAACTTCAGAACTCTTCTCTTGGCTCTTTCACAGTTTCTTTGAATAGTGTCGGAGGGTTTCCTTCTTTATCAAGACCACGAACTCTTTGGATTGGCGTAGATAAAGGAAAGAAGGATCTTTGCTTTTTAGAGGAACTTTTAGAAAGGGCAGGAGAAAAAACGGGTTTCGAAAAAGAAAAAAAGACATTTCATCCCCACCTGACTCTTGCTCGAATAAGGACAAATTCGTCTATTACCCCAGAGCTCATAGAGACATTAAAAAAATATACGTTTCATGATATTGTTTGGAAAGTAGAATCTATCACTCTAATGAAAAGTGATTTACGTCCTGAAGGTGCAAACTATACCCCACTGGAAACATATTTATTAAAGTGTTAA
- a CDS encoding CinA family nicotinamide mononucleotide deamidase-related protein, which yields MKRAVLLAIGDELLSGIRRDINCSWLASKFADAGWQIKEIEFVSDEKEDIVGALGRWAGSVDMLVLSGGLGPTHDDKTRQAIADFLGVSLVCDHKAYNKIVERYNPSEREAVERSRDTQGTVPQGTTSVHNSKGSALGIFFPYKQTNIFSFPGVPDEFQRMAEDQILPLLAQDYGARLSIFVTGWAESLLKDHLSSVLLRNDLHISILPSINLIELALSGSEKIVNEVGTHVLSLLPHDCLPAGCRSIPEAIYHEASLKGITLSAAESCTGGMVGAALTDIPGISRCFCGSAVCYSNDAKHNILAVPVHILEQFGAVSSECAAAMAEGALKAYKTDIAVSVTGIAGPDGGSSEKPVGTVWFGVATSQKTRTFVKCFSGDRDRVRKRSAAVALEHMWRSLKEEGCSGI from the coding sequence GTGAAACGGGCAGTACTTTTAGCTATTGGTGATGAGTTACTCAGTGGAATTCGAAGAGATATAAATTGTTCGTGGTTAGCTTCTAAATTTGCAGATGCAGGGTGGCAAATCAAAGAGATAGAATTTGTTTCCGATGAAAAGGAAGATATTGTCGGTGCTTTGGGTCGCTGGGCAGGTTCTGTGGATATGCTTGTTCTCTCGGGAGGATTAGGCCCTACTCATGATGATAAAACACGGCAGGCTATTGCAGATTTTCTCGGCGTATCTTTGGTTTGCGACCATAAGGCCTATAACAAAATAGTGGAGAGATATAATCCTTCAGAACGAGAAGCAGTTGAAAGGTCGAGAGATACTCAAGGAACCGTTCCCCAAGGAACGACGTCGGTTCATAATTCCAAGGGATCGGCACTAGGTATTTTTTTCCCTTACAAGCAGACGAATATTTTTTCCTTTCCGGGAGTTCCAGATGAATTTCAGCGCATGGCTGAAGATCAGATTCTTCCCTTATTGGCTCAAGATTACGGGGCGCGGCTTTCAATTTTTGTTACGGGATGGGCAGAGAGCCTTTTAAAAGATCATTTATCCTCTGTCTTATTAAGAAATGATTTGCATATTTCAATTCTTCCTTCAATCAACCTTATTGAGTTGGCACTCAGTGGCAGTGAAAAAATTGTTAACGAAGTAGGAACTCATGTTCTTTCTTTACTGCCCCATGACTGTCTTCCTGCCGGTTGCCGTTCAATTCCAGAGGCTATCTATCATGAAGCTTCACTCAAAGGTATTACTCTTTCTGCGGCAGAATCTTGTACAGGAGGAATGGTTGGTGCTGCATTGACGGATATCCCAGGTATTTCTCGTTGTTTTTGTGGAAGTGCCGTTTGTTATAGTAATGATGCCAAACACAATATTCTTGCTGTGCCAGTCCATATTCTTGAACAATTTGGAGCAGTGAGCTCTGAATGTGCAGCAGCCATGGCCGAGGGGGCTTTAAAAGCTTATAAGACAGATATAGCTGTTTCTGTTACAGGCATAGCAGGGCCTGATGGAGGGTCGTCGGAGAAGCCGGTTGGGACAGTTTGGTTTGGAGTTGCTACTTCTCAGAAAACTCGTACCTTTGTAAAATGCTTTTCAGGGGATCGTGATAGAGTCAGAAAAAGGTCAGCGGCTGTAGCTCTTGAGCATATGTGGAGATCTTTAAAAGAGGAGGGATGCTCAGGCATATGA
- a CDS encoding phosphatidylglycerophosphatase A — translation MKQKLSIAGNIATLGGLGFFSSMPGTVGSGAAFLFYVFLPVPLLGIIAVMLLGIWAADVYAKETQQNDPKEVVIDEVIGTWISMFCLPRGFWLPALFLFRIVDIIKPIPVSTAEKFPGGLGIMADDVVGGIITNLILWGIHWLYYGGGFQLLLGR, via the coding sequence ATGAAACAAAAACTTTCAATAGCGGGAAATATTGCGACTTTAGGGGGTCTTGGCTTCTTCTCTTCCATGCCTGGTACAGTGGGGTCAGGAGCGGCCTTCCTTTTTTATGTTTTTTTGCCGGTGCCCTTGCTGGGCATTATAGCTGTGATGTTGCTTGGTATTTGGGCAGCTGATGTATATGCGAAAGAAACACAACAAAATGACCCGAAAGAAGTGGTCATTGATGAGGTTATCGGAACATGGATTTCTATGTTTTGCCTCCCCAGGGGGTTTTGGCTCCCTGCCCTTTTCCTTTTTAGAATTGTGGATATTATAAAACCCATACCAGTTTCTACCGCTGAAAAATTTCCCGGTGGGCTTGGAATTATGGCCGATGACGTTGTTGGCGGAATAATAACAAATCTAATCCTATGGGGAATACATTGGCTCTATTATGGAGGAGGTTTTCAGCTTCTTCTTGGGAGATGA
- the rimO gene encoding 30S ribosomal protein S12 methylthiotransferase RimO — translation MNIYFISLGCAKNSVDSENLIGMMESAGFKVVDTIDDAEVAIVNTCGFIQPAVEENIGVILDLEKLKEEGQLLRIGVVGCLVNRYGEDLKKEFPSVDIWAQAEDWETVIRQLGGAPSSSWQRGILPETKIWTRYLKVGEGCDTFCSYCTIPSIRGRARSNPIEKLTHEACQLAEKGAKEICLVGQDLTIYGRDLYGKSSLVPLLDALTEALPKDIWLRLLYLHPARIDERFVDYIASKKQVLPYLDIPIQHVDGEILKAMNRTENEESLRNLFGYIRKEYPSFALRTTFIVGFPGETEKHFQEVLDFMEDMEIDRVGAFTYCAEEGTVAAKLPDQIPQHIKEERYARLMELQSEISLKRQNFFVGKELTVLIENIDMEDNMAWGRSYRDAPEVDGLVGVINGSHLAKGSFVNVKITDAQEYDLLGLEIKE, via the coding sequence GTGAACATTTATTTTATAAGTCTTGGATGTGCAAAAAACTCAGTCGATAGCGAAAACCTTATCGGGATGATGGAATCTGCTGGTTTTAAGGTTGTTGATACTATAGATGACGCGGAAGTAGCAATTGTTAACACATGTGGCTTTATTCAACCGGCAGTGGAAGAGAATATAGGCGTTATTCTGGATCTGGAAAAATTAAAAGAAGAAGGGCAGCTTCTTCGGATTGGTGTAGTTGGTTGTTTGGTCAATCGTTACGGAGAAGATTTGAAGAAAGAATTTCCTTCTGTCGATATCTGGGCTCAGGCCGAAGATTGGGAAACAGTTATTCGTCAACTAGGAGGTGCACCTTCCTCTTCTTGGCAACGAGGAATATTGCCAGAAACCAAGATTTGGACTCGATATTTGAAAGTAGGAGAAGGGTGCGATACTTTCTGTTCGTATTGTACTATCCCCTCTATTCGAGGAAGAGCACGGAGTAATCCTATAGAAAAACTTACGCACGAAGCATGCCAGCTTGCAGAAAAAGGTGCCAAAGAAATTTGTCTCGTAGGCCAGGATCTTACCATTTACGGACGAGATCTTTATGGCAAATCGTCTCTTGTTCCTTTGCTTGATGCTTTGACAGAGGCATTGCCAAAAGATATATGGTTACGTCTTTTATATCTTCATCCAGCACGAATAGACGAAAGATTCGTGGATTACATTGCATCGAAGAAACAAGTTTTACCTTATCTTGATATACCCATACAGCATGTTGACGGGGAAATCTTGAAGGCCATGAATAGAACCGAGAACGAAGAAAGCCTTCGTAATTTATTTGGTTATATCAGAAAAGAGTATCCTTCTTTTGCTTTGCGGACAACATTCATCGTTGGTTTTCCCGGAGAAACAGAGAAACATTTTCAAGAGGTTCTTGATTTTATGGAAGACATGGAAATTGACAGAGTTGGTGCCTTTACATATTGCGCCGAAGAGGGAACTGTTGCTGCTAAATTGCCTGACCAAATCCCTCAACACATTAAAGAAGAGCGTTATGCACGACTTATGGAATTGCAGAGCGAGATTTCATTGAAAAGACAGAACTTTTTTGTTGGAAAAGAATTAACAGTCTTGATAGAAAATATCGATATGGAAGACAATATGGCATGGGGACGTTCATACAGAGATGCTCCGGAAGTTGATGGCCTTGTAGGCGTTATCAACGGTTCACATTTAGCGAAAGGCTCCTTTGTTAATGTTAAAATCACAGATGCGCAGGAATACGACCTTCTGGGTTTGGAGATAAAAGAATGA
- a CDS encoding RodZ domain-containing protein, which translates to MKKERRQITLEELGRAIKTRREELELSLQDVADLTKIRVQFLESIEEGRFEKLPGLVYARGFLRTVLRTIDADDLWEYYKPLLYDMHKQDAEADKVVGACSPPAKGFRQASRFWVIVVLILAVIGTGWYVWYSWREGGFSVDQVAQQNEEKMLGERNNVVASSDVVSQDTSPLSDGASIDVTEKSGDAASLVTTSQGEGQSSSENAEKPEKEDIESQAVSKLPVLDITSKGECWVRVRSQSGILYQGILKKGKNYTLEVKERVTVTYGRASDVLVSWKGEDLGRPGDGSRVVHIFYSSDGKTGRVSE; encoded by the coding sequence GTGAAAAAGGAACGACGTCAAATAACTCTTGAAGAACTAGGTAGAGCTATCAAAACGAGAAGAGAAGAATTAGAGTTAAGTCTTCAGGACGTAGCAGATCTGACGAAAATACGTGTTCAATTCTTAGAGAGCATTGAGGAAGGCCGCTTTGAGAAATTGCCGGGGTTGGTCTATGCTCGGGGTTTTTTACGGACTGTATTACGAACAATAGATGCTGATGATTTATGGGAATATTACAAGCCTCTCCTATATGATATGCACAAACAAGATGCAGAGGCGGATAAAGTTGTTGGCGCATGTTCTCCCCCAGCGAAGGGGTTTCGCCAAGCATCACGTTTTTGGGTAATAGTAGTATTGATTTTGGCCGTAATTGGAACAGGATGGTATGTATGGTATTCATGGAGAGAAGGTGGCTTCTCTGTTGACCAGGTAGCCCAACAAAATGAGGAAAAGATGCTGGGAGAAAGAAATAATGTGGTTGCCTCTTCCGATGTGGTTTCCCAAGATACCTCTCCTCTTTCTGATGGGGCATCTATTGATGTTACTGAAAAGAGCGGTGACGCAGCATCTCTTGTGACAACGTCACAAGGAGAAGGTCAATCTTCTAGTGAAAATGCGGAGAAACCTGAAAAAGAAGATATTGAATCTCAAGCTGTTTCAAAATTGCCTGTTCTTGATATAACAAGTAAAGGTGAGTGCTGGGTGCGTGTGCGCTCCCAAAGTGGAATCCTCTACCAAGGAATTTTGAAAAAAGGGAAAAACTATACACTTGAAGTAAAAGAGAGAGTAACGGTTACATATGGGCGTGCAAGCGATGTTCTTGTTTCATGGAAAGGTGAAGATCTCGGTCGCCCTGGTGATGGCTCTCGTGTCGTTCATATATTTTATTCTTCTGATGGAAAGACAGGCAGGGTGAGCGAGTGA